The Niastella koreensis GR20-10 genome includes a window with the following:
- a CDS encoding Type 1 glutamine amidotransferase-like domain-containing protein, which translates to MKLLLTSAGISNPSIYQALVDMLGKPIAEASALFVPTAIYGIPNGGDIVRRVICGSLGDPFCDMGWKSLGILELTALPSMKREIWAPMLLETDALLVGGGDCQYLTYWMQQSGLANLLPTLLRKTVYVGLSAGSMIMTRYGTTYGNHTLPAETDKSLGLFDFAIHPHLDHELFPRNSLANLEMRAATIPVPSYLIDDQTAIKINDGAVEVVSEGNWKLVTP; encoded by the coding sequence ATGAAGCTGCTTTTAACTTCCGCCGGTATCAGTAATCCAAGCATTTACCAGGCATTGGTTGACATGCTGGGTAAGCCAATTGCCGAAGCCAGCGCCCTCTTCGTTCCTACCGCGATCTACGGTATTCCCAATGGCGGGGATATAGTGCGAAGGGTGATTTGCGGATCATTGGGTGATCCTTTCTGCGATATGGGTTGGAAGTCATTAGGAATTTTAGAACTTACGGCATTGCCCAGCATGAAACGGGAAATATGGGCGCCCATGCTTCTGGAGACTGATGCCTTACTGGTTGGCGGTGGGGATTGCCAATATCTTACTTACTGGATGCAACAGTCCGGACTGGCCAATCTGCTGCCAACGTTGCTGCGCAAAACCGTTTACGTGGGATTGAGTGCAGGGAGCATGATCATGACCCGGTATGGAACTACCTATGGTAATCATACGCTGCCCGCTGAAACCGATAAATCACTGGGGCTTTTTGATTTTGCCATCCATCCGCATCTGGACCATGAGCTATTCCCGCGGAATTCTCTGGCCAACCTGGAGATGCGGGCAGCAACGATCCCTGTACCCTCTTATTTAATAGACGATCAAACGGCTATTAAAATCAATGACGGTGCTGTTGAAGTTGTTTCCGAGGGGAACTGGAAGTTGGTTACTCCATAA
- a CDS encoding SRPBCC family protein, which translates to MTTNLLFDFTVDKAAKTVYITREFDADLSLVWDAFTKKELLDQWVAPKPFASKTKHMNFEVGGRRFYAMVSPEGQERWILQEFTSITPKTNYKMFNVWADKDENPEPPGSNWDFTFIEEGEKTKVNITIYNESLARMEKMIEMGFKEGYAASMQNLEELLATLS; encoded by the coding sequence ATGACAACGAATTTGCTTTTTGATTTTACTGTTGACAAAGCAGCTAAAACCGTGTACATCACCAGGGAGTTCGATGCCGACTTGTCGCTGGTATGGGACGCTTTTACCAAAAAAGAATTGCTCGACCAGTGGGTGGCGCCCAAACCCTTTGCTTCAAAAACAAAACATATGAATTTTGAAGTGGGTGGACGCAGGTTTTATGCAATGGTAAGTCCCGAAGGTCAGGAGCGTTGGATATTGCAGGAATTTACTTCCATTACCCCAAAGACCAATTACAAAATGTTCAACGTTTGGGCCGACAAAGATGAAAACCCTGAACCGCCGGGTTCAAACTGGGATTTTACTTTTATCGAGGAAGGAGAAAAAACAAAAGTGAACATTACTATTTATAACGAATCGCTGGCCCGGATGGAAAAGATGATTGAAATGGGCTTCAAAGAAGGATATGCTGCATCCATGCAAAACCTGGAAGAGCTGTTGGCTACATTATCGTAA
- a CDS encoding DUF4230 domain-containing protein, with translation MKKLIIWLVLVLTIVLVFWLGQRSGARIVNEKTLANSLIVREIAELASLEVEGTATIKRSNLSNDGGWEDNMRKLFAENTIWVTVPYTAKFGVNVNEQNFKVAVGEKEVLVSLPATQLLSYELHLDKMETANKKGWFMFSDDETYTDVQKKLYTNSRQEIEQNNSYREQSKDKIRKIIGQYYAPFNLTVKVKFGEEAPQTLPQN, from the coding sequence ATGAAAAAACTGATCATCTGGCTTGTACTGGTATTGACTATTGTACTGGTGTTTTGGCTGGGACAACGCTCCGGCGCGCGGATCGTAAATGAAAAAACGCTTGCCAACAGCCTTATTGTTCGTGAAATAGCGGAGCTGGCCAGTTTGGAAGTAGAGGGAACGGCTACCATTAAAAGGAGCAATCTCTCAAACGACGGCGGCTGGGAAGATAATATGCGTAAATTGTTTGCGGAAAATACTATTTGGGTAACCGTACCATACACCGCCAAATTTGGGGTGAATGTAAATGAACAGAATTTTAAAGTGGCAGTGGGCGAAAAAGAAGTACTGGTATCCTTACCTGCCACGCAACTTCTGAGCTACGAACTGCACCTCGACAAAATGGAAACCGCCAACAAGAAAGGCTGGTTCATGTTCTCTGACGATGAAACGTATACCGACGTACAAAAGAAACTGTACACTAACTCCCGACAGGAGATTGAACAGAATAATTCTTATCGCGAACAAAGCAAGGACAAAATCCGCAAGATCATTGGACAATATTATGCTCCTTTTAACCTGACGGTGAAAGTGAAGTTTGGTGAGGAAGCGCCCCAGACGTTACCGCAGAATTGA
- a CDS encoding NADP-dependent oxidoreductase, whose translation MKQVEMMKAIRLHEFGGPAVLRYEDAPLPVLKPGEVLIRVRAIGINPPDWYLREGYKMLPPEWRPSMPFPIIPGSDVSGVVEAVASDVYDFAIGDEVYGMVRFPSFGESAAYAEYVAAPASDLARKPAGIDHVHAAGVPMAGLTAWQFLVELGHTVQNPLQPEMHCPVPVNGKTVLVNGAAGGVGHFAVQLAKWKGAHVIAVASGKHESFLRGLGADEFIDYTKHAPEEVAHEVDLVLDTLGGPTTGRFLRTLKRGGALFPVFLGFSDAEEAVQRGVTVSMTQVRSNGLQLAELGRLLDAGIIRVAIDSTFSLADAQLAHERAAHGHIQGKIVLTVA comes from the coding sequence ATGAAACAAGTTGAAATGATGAAGGCTATCCGGCTGCACGAGTTCGGAGGCCCTGCCGTACTACGTTATGAGGATGCACCGCTTCCTGTGTTGAAGCCTGGAGAGGTGCTCATTCGTGTTCGGGCAATTGGTATCAACCCTCCTGATTGGTACCTGCGTGAGGGGTATAAAATGCTTCCGCCCGAATGGAGACCTTCCATGCCCTTCCCTATCATTCCCGGATCGGATGTATCGGGTGTGGTAGAAGCTGTTGCTTCGGATGTGTATGACTTTGCTATCGGCGATGAGGTTTATGGCATGGTGAGATTTCCAAGTTTTGGGGAGAGCGCTGCTTATGCGGAGTATGTAGCTGCGCCTGCATCGGACCTGGCACGCAAACCGGCTGGCATCGATCATGTACATGCTGCAGGCGTGCCGATGGCAGGTCTTACTGCATGGCAGTTCCTGGTAGAGTTGGGACATACAGTACAGAATCCGCTTCAACCGGAAATGCATTGCCCGGTGCCGGTCAATGGCAAAACGGTTCTCGTGAATGGTGCTGCTGGTGGTGTTGGGCACTTCGCGGTACAACTGGCAAAATGGAAGGGCGCGCATGTTATTGCGGTGGCTTCAGGTAAGCATGAGTCGTTCCTGCGCGGGCTTGGCGCCGATGAATTCATCGATTATACAAAGCATGCCCCCGAAGAGGTGGCGCATGAAGTCGATCTCGTTCTGGATACGCTTGGCGGCCCAACTACCGGTCGTTTTTTACGCACGCTCAAACGGGGCGGCGCTTTATTCCCGGTTTTCCTGGGTTTTTCCGATGCGGAAGAGGCTGTACAGCGAGGCGTTACCGTTTCGATGACCCAGGTACGTTCTAACGGACTTCAATTGGCAGAATTGGGCCGCCTGCTTGATGCCGGAATAATCCGGGTGGCAATCGACAGCACATTTTCACTTGCTGATGCGCAACTGGCGCATGAACGGGCCGCCCATGGACATATACAGGGAAAGATCGTACTCACAGTTGCGTGA
- a CDS encoding prolyl oligopeptidase family serine peptidase, which produces MKIRRAFPFVMAAILAFFFAAGVKGQVITNFSPQFYTNGKGDTLFYRQLIPDANPRRHYPLLIFLHGSGERGADNLSQLKWGVMNFATEQNLLKYPAIIIAPQCPANTSWANPGNIRSAITAPMSATPTKSMELLLALIKKFKADGQIDTARIYITGLSMGGFGTFDAIEREPGLFAAAVPVCGGGDPAKAASLAKLPMWIFTGSEDPAVNPEFSLNMLEALWKAGARPGFTMLPEVGHFSWLGAYTDPLMMEWLFRQHK; this is translated from the coding sequence ATGAAAATACGAAGGGCATTCCCATTTGTTATGGCCGCAATCCTTGCTTTCTTTTTTGCGGCTGGCGTCAAAGGCCAGGTAATAACTAATTTCAGCCCGCAATTTTATACCAACGGGAAGGGAGATACTCTTTTTTACCGGCAACTTATCCCCGACGCGAACCCCAGGCGGCATTATCCATTGCTGATCTTCCTCCATGGCTCCGGTGAACGTGGTGCCGATAATCTCTCACAGTTGAAATGGGGCGTGATGAACTTTGCAACCGAACAGAACCTGCTGAAATATCCGGCCATCATTATCGCGCCTCAGTGCCCTGCAAACACCAGTTGGGCGAATCCGGGCAACATTCGTTCTGCCATCACTGCGCCGATGTCGGCCACACCCACTAAATCAATGGAGCTTTTACTGGCACTGATTAAAAAATTTAAGGCCGATGGCCAGATCGATACGGCACGCATTTATATCACCGGATTGTCAATGGGCGGTTTTGGCACTTTTGACGCCATTGAACGGGAGCCCGGTCTTTTCGCCGCAGCCGTACCTGTTTGTGGCGGAGGCGATCCGGCCAAAGCAGCATCGCTGGCGAAATTGCCCATGTGGATCTTCACCGGTTCTGAAGATCCCGCAGTTAACCCTGAATTCTCACTCAATATGCTGGAAGCACTCTGGAAAGCCGGCGCACGGCCAGGCTTCACCATGTTGCCGGAAGTAGGACACTTTTCCTGGCTCGGCGCCTATACAGATCCGCTGATGATGGAGTGGCTTTTTCGTCAGCATAAGTAA
- a CDS encoding TetR/AcrR family transcriptional regulator, whose protein sequence is MKGQTRQQILEAALILFCKEGLEAVGTRDIAKQVDISLGNLTYYFPTKNDIILALSNEFTAAIDKELQAERAAGDKVFVDFYRQVEAVFRIQLRYRFLFNKRYAEIVTSIAEIQTYFQNVLKGHFVFWRELHQEFVQQKLASESLLEDTTSLSYVFNILALFWHQEQEIYMPKASDKQKVDHALAVFFQPYKPYLTKKGCKEFDKMIKKPKPY, encoded by the coding sequence ATGAAAGGACAAACCAGGCAGCAGATATTAGAAGCGGCTTTAATATTATTTTGTAAAGAGGGACTGGAAGCAGTTGGCACCCGTGATATTGCCAAACAGGTGGATATCAGCCTGGGTAACCTCACTTATTACTTCCCGACTAAAAATGATATTATATTAGCCCTGTCCAATGAGTTTACTGCAGCAATCGATAAAGAATTACAGGCAGAACGCGCAGCAGGCGATAAAGTGTTTGTTGATTTTTACCGGCAGGTAGAAGCCGTATTCCGGATACAGTTACGGTATCGCTTTTTATTTAATAAACGCTATGCAGAAATTGTTACTTCCATAGCCGAAATTCAAACGTATTTTCAAAATGTGCTGAAGGGGCATTTTGTGTTTTGGCGGGAACTTCACCAGGAATTTGTGCAGCAAAAACTGGCGTCTGAATCTTTACTGGAAGACACCACGTCACTTAGTTATGTATTTAATATCCTGGCTTTGTTTTGGCACCAGGAGCAGGAGATCTATATGCCCAAAGCATCTGATAAACAGAAAGTAGATCATGCATTGGCGGTGTTCTTTCAGCCATATAAGCCCTACCTTACAAAAAAGGGCTGTAAAGAGTTTGATAAAATGATAAAGAAACCAAAGCCATATTAA
- a CDS encoding ArsR/SmtB family transcription factor, which yields MEVRRDIFQAIADPTRRAIIALIALQAMTPNALAEHFNTSRQAVSKHIKILTECELVKQEQQGREIYYSLEIHKMKEIDEWLDQFRQQWETQFNQLDNLLATLKKQKK from the coding sequence ATGGAAGTAAGAAGAGATATTTTTCAAGCCATTGCCGACCCAACCCGCAGGGCCATTATTGCCCTGATTGCATTACAGGCAATGACCCCCAATGCCCTTGCCGAACATTTCAATACAAGCAGACAGGCTGTTTCAAAACACATTAAAATACTCACAGAATGCGAACTGGTAAAACAGGAACAACAGGGCAGGGAAATTTACTACTCACTTGAAATTCATAAAATGAAAGAGATTGATGAATGGTTGGACCAGTTCAGACAACAGTGGGAAACCCAATTCAATCAACTTGATAACCTATTGGCAACACTTAAAAAACAAAAAAAATGA
- a CDS encoding cupin domain-containing protein, translated as MAKQNEQIQNKVTGEKITWLKTAANTNGAFLQFKMTLAPGGYLPVKHLHPNQQEQFTVKKGLFKVESGKQERFLKPGDSITIEKGKPHRFWNALPNEETELEVKFTPALNTEVFLEQFFGLSNDDKTKADGTPAFLQLMSMANTYEIYVAGPPLWLQKVMGVVLGGIGRLLGYKKYYKKYSSLS; from the coding sequence ATGGCAAAGCAAAACGAACAAATTCAAAACAAGGTCACCGGGGAGAAGATCACGTGGCTGAAGACCGCAGCAAACACCAACGGAGCTTTTTTACAATTCAAAATGACATTAGCGCCAGGTGGCTATTTACCGGTAAAACATTTACATCCCAATCAACAGGAACAGTTTACGGTGAAGAAGGGGTTGTTTAAAGTTGAATCAGGCAAACAGGAACGGTTTCTTAAACCAGGTGACAGCATTACCATCGAAAAGGGCAAGCCGCACCGGTTCTGGAATGCCTTACCCAACGAAGAAACCGAGCTGGAAGTAAAATTTACCCCCGCTTTAAATACCGAGGTCTTCCTGGAACAGTTTTTTGGCTTATCAAACGACGATAAAACCAAAGCAGATGGCACACCTGCTTTTCTGCAGTTGATGTCAATGGCTAATACCTACGAGATCTATGTAGCAGGCCCGCCGTTGTGGCTGCAAAAAGTGATGGGTGTGGTATTAGGTGGTATCGGCAGATTATTAGGTTACAAAAAGTATTATAAAAAATACAGTTCTCTTTCCTGA
- a CDS encoding nuclear transport factor 2 family protein, with translation MNSKEMADKAALKELIDEVAMLADKRDVHAQVQLFTENAISDTYAEGNLILGLKGRTAMEAAFTNFLKNIDTVYHFNGQQQFTINGDNATGTSYCMITLIGMENGKKMKTSIGAVYQDDYVYENNHWLIAKRTGDFQWQEKREVGH, from the coding sequence ATGAACAGTAAAGAAATGGCTGATAAGGCTGCCCTCAAAGAACTGATTGATGAGGTTGCCATGCTGGCCGACAAAAGAGATGTACACGCACAGGTGCAGTTGTTTACTGAAAATGCAATTTCGGATACTTATGCGGAAGGTAATTTGATTTTAGGGCTAAAAGGCCGGACCGCAATGGAAGCAGCGTTTACAAATTTTCTTAAAAATATTGATACTGTTTACCATTTTAACGGCCAGCAACAGTTTACTATAAACGGCGATAACGCTACGGGTACATCTTATTGTATGATTACCCTGATTGGTATGGAGAACGGCAAAAAAATGAAGACCAGCATAGGAGCCGTTTACCAGGATGATTATGTTTATGAGAATAACCATTGGCTGATCGCTAAAAGAACAGGTGATTTTCAGTGGCAGGAAAAACGTGAGGTCGGTCATTAA
- a CDS encoding carboxymuconolactone decarboxylase family protein, protein MMLDWIEYQKQIAANNAQIGRINHEILKGYRALSDAGKSTNLLGGKVRELIALAVAVTRQCDGCIITHTDAAIKEGATKEEIVEALGVAVAVNAGAALIYSTRVIDAFNAKTQG, encoded by the coding sequence ATGATGCTCGACTGGATTGAATATCAAAAACAAATTGCAGCCAACAATGCGCAAATTGGCAGGATCAATCATGAAATTCTTAAAGGATACCGGGCGTTGAGTGATGCCGGTAAATCAACAAATTTGCTGGGAGGGAAAGTAAGGGAACTGATTGCGCTGGCCGTTGCTGTTACCCGTCAGTGTGATGGTTGTATTATCACGCATACGGATGCCGCCATTAAAGAGGGCGCCACCAAAGAAGAAATCGTAGAAGCTCTGGGAGTGGCGGTTGCTGTAAATGCAGGAGCTGCATTGATCTATTCAACCAGGGTGATCGATGCCTTCAATGCAAAGACCCAGGGTTGA
- a CDS encoding acyltransferase family protein, which produces MKETNHPAPSVINKPHFEILDGLRGVAAIAVVVFHFMEIAITDYENNFIAHAYLAVDFFFCLSGFVIAYAYDDKLVAIGIGSFLKRRLIRLHPLVIIGSVIGLLGFLFDPFSNLHQSYTDKIWLLFICSCLMIPLPIVKERYLNLFHLNPPTWSLFWEYIANIFYALILVRLPKKFLWVLTVLAAFALVWESWKSTQLSVGWGGDNISGGGIRVGFSFLAGMLVYRSRWIIRSKLGFVSIALLLLPAFLFPYRNAYNWLADPLVVIFYFPFIIMLGAGALTHKTHAICRFSGKISYPLYMVHYPFMWIFFSYVQEYKPTINSLTWIIVMGTVCLLALAWLVMKYVDEPIRKWLSR; this is translated from the coding sequence ATGAAAGAAACCAACCACCCGGCCCCTTCAGTAATTAATAAACCACATTTCGAAATTCTCGACGGATTAAGAGGCGTTGCCGCCATTGCAGTCGTAGTCTTTCACTTCATGGAAATTGCCATCACTGATTATGAAAATAATTTTATCGCCCATGCTTACCTGGCGGTTGATTTTTTCTTTTGTTTATCAGGGTTTGTAATTGCCTATGCATATGATGACAAATTGGTTGCCATTGGGATCGGCAGTTTTCTCAAGCGAAGATTGATCCGGTTGCATCCATTGGTGATTATTGGTTCGGTGATCGGTTTGTTGGGTTTTCTGTTTGACCCGTTCAGCAATCTGCATCAAAGTTATACTGATAAGATCTGGCTGCTGTTTATTTGCTCCTGTCTCATGATCCCATTACCAATAGTAAAAGAAAGATACCTCAACCTTTTTCACCTTAATCCGCCCACCTGGTCGTTATTCTGGGAATACATCGCAAATATCTTCTACGCGCTTATACTTGTAAGACTGCCAAAGAAATTCCTTTGGGTATTAACCGTACTGGCTGCCTTTGCGCTGGTGTGGGAGTCCTGGAAATCAACCCAGTTAAGTGTGGGGTGGGGCGGCGATAATATCAGCGGCGGTGGCATTAGGGTAGGTTTTTCATTCCTGGCAGGGATGCTGGTGTACCGTTCCCGGTGGATCATCCGGTCAAAACTCGGTTTTGTTTCAATAGCCTTATTACTTCTGCCGGCATTTTTGTTTCCGTATCGTAACGCCTATAACTGGCTGGCCGATCCGTTGGTTGTTATCTTTTATTTTCCATTTATTATTATGCTGGGCGCAGGCGCATTAACACATAAAACCCATGCTATCTGCCGGTTTTCAGGTAAGATCTCATACCCGCTTTATATGGTACACTATCCTTTTATGTGGATCTTTTTTAGTTATGTTCAGGAATACAAACCCACTATCAACAGCCTTACATGGATCATTGTGATGGGCACTGTATGCTTACTGGCACTGGCCTGGCTGGTAATGAAGTATGTGGATGAACCGATCAGGAAATGGTTGAGCAGGTAA
- a CDS encoding ADP-ribosylglycohydrolase family protein, which yields MNEAIKRELRDKLEGCLAGGAIGDAIGSFYEGQPLPGIISLEVLNGITDDTQLTLATCESIIQSEQVSAADIAAHMLAWYNAGKLTGLGASTLKALRDLQLGAHWALSGRSGEYAAGNGTAMRIAPLAFFTNPDTDRTLIRDVCNITHKNDEAYVGALAILYCLHYIIMGKWSPEISLMELITPQLPDSAVRDNLLKLQSIPALSIREAANTVGTSGHVIESVPFSIFAADKLWAGSFEEVLANIISCGGDTDTNAALAGQIMGACIGLSNFSGKEAGMFIHLKESDYILETAERLSEIME from the coding sequence ATGAACGAAGCGATTAAGCGGGAACTAAGAGACAAGTTGGAAGGGTGCCTGGCCGGTGGAGCCATTGGTGATGCCATTGGCAGCTTTTACGAGGGTCAGCCTCTTCCCGGTATAATAAGCCTGGAAGTATTGAATGGAATAACCGACGATACACAACTTACCCTGGCAACCTGCGAATCTATTATCCAGTCAGAACAGGTATCAGCAGCGGACATTGCAGCTCACATGCTGGCATGGTACAATGCAGGAAAACTGACCGGACTGGGCGCCAGTACGCTTAAAGCGCTGAGAGATCTGCAACTGGGCGCTCATTGGGCCCTTTCAGGCCGGTCGGGTGAGTATGCGGCCGGAAATGGTACGGCTATGCGCATTGCGCCGCTTGCGTTTTTTACAAATCCGGATACAGACAGAACGCTTATCCGCGATGTATGTAACATTACGCACAAAAATGATGAAGCCTATGTTGGCGCACTGGCAATTCTTTATTGCCTGCATTATATTATAATGGGAAAATGGTCGCCTGAGATCAGCCTGATGGAATTGATAACACCTCAACTACCGGACAGCGCTGTACGGGATAATCTTTTGAAATTACAAAGCATCCCTGCATTGAGCATTCGTGAAGCAGCCAATACAGTGGGCACATCAGGACATGTTATTGAATCGGTACCGTTTTCGATTTTTGCAGCTGATAAATTATGGGCAGGCAGTTTTGAAGAGGTACTTGCCAATATTATATCTTGTGGAGGCGATACAGATACCAATGCAGCGTTGGCCGGTCAAATTATGGGCGCCTGTATTGGGTTGTCAAATTTTTCCGGCAAAGAAGCAGGTATGTTCATTCACCTAAAGGAAAGCGATTACATCCTGGAAACTGCAGAGAGGCTATCAGAAATTATGGAGTAA
- a CDS encoding PKD domain-containing protein, whose translation MKNISPVQPLICLALFSATMACKKINTVTIQQPDACFTSQVTDLFGNYLRPADVNYIDSDFYFKNCSFDTAANTTYRWSFGDGTTSTDKNPVHRYATRGKYTVTLEVNNSDLTTDTVQKTVSVILGQQQISLGEGKNVSPVAINELASGDFQLLGYTDYNTGYFLMQVDSLFRQKSMKTLPSGYRLSSMKPASDGNYIFTGTTSGFIRNNELVKLKADGTFIWSRASSAPDDTYNTVTPTADGGYMVLGTHPVKDISTNVWDYARVKKFDANGNLEWDRSLYAEGMIQAREFVIEQDGVILAGLKKGAACSSCDSVLIAKLDNAGNLVWQNAVFGGLNTSLLAGMRTTKQTNGNYIVSIDNTRGIFIFSNSGAFLDRKLARNVINGIANAEDGNLVVLQTDNSSGYVAATSKITMTGAEKWYTLPNGSEKTATGNRCCSNSWPVSVQTLKRGGTLTLAQRVNYTANYSIYYVIMFLPLDDAGNPK comes from the coding sequence GTAACCATACAACAGCCTGATGCCTGTTTTACCAGCCAGGTAACGGACCTTTTCGGTAATTACCTGCGTCCGGCCGATGTTAATTATATTGATTCTGATTTTTACTTTAAAAATTGTTCTTTCGATACTGCAGCCAACACTACCTATCGCTGGAGTTTTGGCGACGGTACAACTTCCACCGATAAAAACCCGGTACATCGTTATGCTACGCGTGGAAAATATACGGTTACCCTGGAAGTTAACAATAGTGATCTTACAACTGACACGGTTCAGAAAACGGTTTCTGTTATTCTGGGACAACAGCAGATAAGCCTGGGAGAAGGAAAAAATGTTTCCCCGGTTGCCATTAATGAACTGGCTTCTGGTGATTTTCAATTGCTGGGTTATACGGATTATAATACAGGTTATTTTTTGATGCAAGTTGACAGTTTATTCAGGCAAAAAAGCATGAAAACGCTGCCATCCGGTTATCGTCTTTCCAGTATGAAGCCAGCCAGCGATGGTAATTATATCTTTACCGGCACTACCAGCGGATTTATCAGGAATAATGAATTGGTAAAACTGAAAGCTGATGGTACATTCATTTGGAGCAGGGCCTCTTCTGCCCCCGACGATACCTATAACACCGTGACCCCGACAGCAGATGGTGGTTATATGGTACTGGGCACCCATCCTGTAAAGGATATTTCAACAAACGTTTGGGATTACGCCCGGGTGAAGAAATTTGACGCAAACGGCAACCTGGAATGGGATCGATCTCTGTACGCAGAAGGAATGATCCAGGCCAGGGAGTTTGTAATAGAACAGGACGGTGTGATTTTGGCCGGGTTAAAAAAAGGAGCTGCGTGCTCAAGCTGTGATTCAGTGCTGATTGCCAAGCTCGATAATGCCGGTAACCTGGTTTGGCAAAATGCTGTGTTTGGCGGATTGAATACAAGTTTGTTGGCGGGGATGCGAACCACTAAACAAACCAATGGCAATTATATTGTTTCAATTGATAACACCAGGGGTATATTTATTTTTTCAAATTCCGGCGCCTTCCTCGACCGTAAACTGGCCAGGAATGTGATTAACGGTATTGCCAACGCAGAGGATGGAAATTTGGTTGTTCTACAAACAGACAACAGTAGCGGCTATGTTGCTGCCACCAGCAAAATAACCATGACCGGCGCCGAAAAATGGTATACCCTCCCAAATGGAAGTGAGAAAACGGCTACTGGTAACAGGTGTTGTTCCAATAGCTGGCCTGTTTCGGTACAAACCCTTAAACGTGGCGGTACCCTTACTTTAGCCCAAAGGGTAAACTATACAGCTAATTATTCAATCTACTATGTGATCATGTTCCTGCCGCTCGATGATGCAGGTAACCCTAAATAG
- a CDS encoding helix-turn-helix domain-containing protein gives MKAIQPTSVYKNISELMRDLNMPDPVHPLVALVNYEKNRINPDAGGRKLLINFYKVSFKKDFRGQIKYGQGYYDFEGGGLAFLAPNQLVTTSGEESCNDGYVLYFHPDFIRNYQLGKNIHQYGFFSYSVSEALFLSDKEKKVIAGLFENIAAELDNNIDAFSQDVLVSQIELLLNYSNRFYNRQFLTRKAINDDIIVKMDACLTARFADQQTGIPTVLEVAQHLNVSPRYLTDMLKSLTGQSAQQHIHDRLIEKAKEILSTTRLNISEVAYQLGFEHPQSFNKLFKRHTNLSPNVFRKSFN, from the coding sequence ATGAAAGCTATACAACCGACCAGCGTGTACAAAAATATCTCTGAGTTAATGCGGGACCTGAATATGCCGGATCCGGTGCATCCCCTGGTGGCATTGGTGAACTACGAAAAAAATCGCATTAACCCCGATGCCGGTGGGCGTAAGTTGTTGATTAACTTTTATAAAGTCTCTTTTAAAAAGGATTTTAGAGGTCAGATAAAGTATGGGCAGGGCTATTATGATTTTGAGGGAGGTGGCCTCGCTTTTTTAGCGCCCAATCAACTCGTAACAACGTCGGGCGAAGAAAGTTGCAACGATGGTTACGTCCTTTATTTTCATCCTGATTTTATCCGGAATTATCAATTAGGAAAGAATATTCATCAGTATGGATTCTTTTCTTATTCGGTAAGCGAGGCATTATTCCTGTCAGACAAAGAGAAAAAGGTGATAGCCGGTTTGTTTGAAAATATTGCTGCCGAGTTGGATAATAATATCGATGCATTCAGCCAGGATGTGCTGGTTTCCCAGATCGAATTGTTACTTAATTACAGCAATCGTTTTTACAACCGGCAGTTCCTTACCCGGAAGGCAATTAATGATGATATAATTGTTAAAATGGATGCCTGCCTGACCGCCCGGTTTGCTGATCAGCAAACCGGAATTCCAACTGTGCTTGAAGTAGCACAACATCTGAACGTTTCACCAAGATACCTAACAGATATGCTCAAGTCGTTAACCGGACAAAGCGCCCAGCAGCATATCCATGACCGCTTAATAGAAAAAGCTAAAGAGATCTTAAGTACTACCCGGCTCAATATTTCGGAAGTTGCCTATCAACTGGGTTTTGAGCATCCGCAGTCTTTTAATAAGCTGTTTAAAAGGCATACCAATCTTTCTCCAAACGTTTTTAGAAAGTCTTTCAATTAA